Proteins encoded together in one Falco biarmicus isolate bFalBia1 chromosome 4, bFalBia1.pri, whole genome shotgun sequence window:
- the LOC130148861 gene encoding antigen-presenting glycoprotein CD1d-like isoform X1 — protein MQPPHLLLFLFLPLLLPGMQGDPEAQTQVFQLLQTSSFTNISSAEVSGVAFLGDVPIYTLDPANWSIHFYWPWASQAAAEGDVGKIKSHSKLFLRSMVRFVHETAQQAQLDYPFVVQVRGGCVLYPNRTSWSFMDVGESGRDLITFEMERQRWKPQQSSLLAELVSKSLTNKAIIGLLEHILSISCQSHILSLCRYGRADLERQVPPVAVVFARTPSPAQLLLVCRVTGFYPRPISVAWLRDGQEVPPGPALNTSAILPNADLTYQLRSILAVTPHDGHSYACRVRHSSLGSRSLLIPWGKVTKPHGRPRNPSFEAWLPTQQQDPSLPSLPAHLMSHPGPISTNKGLLWKTTTLNSYKLSQLHVALTFLPHHEVLPGNTPMHCKDPI, from the exons ATGCAGCCCCCtcatctcctcctcttcctctttctccctctcctcctccctgggaTGCAGGGAGACCCAGAGG CGCAGACACAAgttttccagctgctccagaCCAGCTCCTTCACCAACATCAGCTCTGCTGAGGTGTCCGGGGTGGCCTTCCTGGGGGACGTGCCCATCTATACACTGGATCCTGCCAACTGGAGCATCCATTTCTACTGGCCCTGggccagccaggctgcagctgaaggtgATGTAGGGAAGATCAAATCCCACTCCAAACTCTTTCTGCGCAGTATGGTCCGATTCGTGCATGAAACAGCCCAGCAGGCGCAACTGGACT ATCCTTTTGTGGTCCAGGTCCGTGGGGGCTGTGTGCTGTACCCCAATAGGACAAGCTGGAGCTTCATGGATGTCGGGGAGAGCGGGAGAGACCTTATAACTTTCGAGATGGAGAGGCAGCGCTGGAAGCCCCAGCAGTCATCCCTGCTAGCAGAGTTGGTCAGCAAGTCCCTCACCAACAAGGCCATCATAGGGCTCCTGGAGCACATCCTCTCCATTTCCTGCCAGAGCCATATCCTCAGCTTGTGCAGGTATGGGAGAGCTGATCTGGAGAGACAAG TGCCACCCGTGGCCGTGGTCTTCGCCCGcacacccagcccagcccagctccttctGGTTTGCCGCGTCACCGGCTTTTATCCACGGCCCATCAGTGTGGCCTGGCTGCGGGATGGCCAGGAGGTGCCACCAGGCCCAGCACTCAACACCAGCGCCATCCTGCCCAACGCTGACCTCACCTACCAGCTCCGCAGCATCCTGGCTGTGACCCCCCATGATGGGCACAGCTATGCCTGCCGTGTGCGccacagcagcctgggcagccgCAGCCTCCTTATCCCATGGG GAAAGGTAACGAAGCCACATGGGAGACCCAGGAATCCATCATTTGAGGCCTGGCTGCCCACACAGCAACAAGATCCATCGCTGCCAAGTCTCCCTGCTCATCTCATGTCCCATCCTGGACCTATCAGCACCAACAAGGGTTTACTCTGGAAAACCACTACATTAAATAGCTACAAACTTTCCCAGCTGCATGTGGCTCTCACCTTCCTTCCTCATCACGAGGTCCTCCCAGGAAACACCCCAATGCACTGCAAAGACCCCATATAG
- the LOC130148861 gene encoding T-cell surface glycoprotein CD1a-like isoform X3, producing MQPPHLLLFLFLPLLLPGMQGDPEAQTQVFQLLQTSSFTNISSAEVSGVAFLGDVPIYTLDPANWSIHFYWPWASQAAAEGDVGKIKSHSKLFLRSMVRFVHETAQQAQLDYPFVVQVRGGCVLYPNRTSWSFMDVGESGRDLITFEMERQRWKPQQSSLLAELVSKSLTNKAIIGLLEHILSISCQSHILSLCRYGRADLERQGKVTKPHGRPRNPSFEAWLPTQQQDPSLPSLPAHLMSHPGPISTNKGLLWKTTTLNSYKLSQLHVALTFLPHHEVLPGNTPMHCKDPI from the exons ATGCAGCCCCCtcatctcctcctcttcctctttctccctctcctcctccctgggaTGCAGGGAGACCCAGAGG CGCAGACACAAgttttccagctgctccagaCCAGCTCCTTCACCAACATCAGCTCTGCTGAGGTGTCCGGGGTGGCCTTCCTGGGGGACGTGCCCATCTATACACTGGATCCTGCCAACTGGAGCATCCATTTCTACTGGCCCTGggccagccaggctgcagctgaaggtgATGTAGGGAAGATCAAATCCCACTCCAAACTCTTTCTGCGCAGTATGGTCCGATTCGTGCATGAAACAGCCCAGCAGGCGCAACTGGACT ATCCTTTTGTGGTCCAGGTCCGTGGGGGCTGTGTGCTGTACCCCAATAGGACAAGCTGGAGCTTCATGGATGTCGGGGAGAGCGGGAGAGACCTTATAACTTTCGAGATGGAGAGGCAGCGCTGGAAGCCCCAGCAGTCATCCCTGCTAGCAGAGTTGGTCAGCAAGTCCCTCACCAACAAGGCCATCATAGGGCTCCTGGAGCACATCCTCTCCATTTCCTGCCAGAGCCATATCCTCAGCTTGTGCAGGTATGGGAGAGCTGATCTGGAGAGACAAG GAAAGGTAACGAAGCCACATGGGAGACCCAGGAATCCATCATTTGAGGCCTGGCTGCCCACACAGCAACAAGATCCATCGCTGCCAAGTCTCCCTGCTCATCTCATGTCCCATCCTGGACCTATCAGCACCAACAAGGGTTTACTCTGGAAAACCACTACATTAAATAGCTACAAACTTTCCCAGCTGCATGTGGCTCTCACCTTCCTTCCTCATCACGAGGTCCTCCCAGGAAACACCCCAATGCACTGCAAAGACCCCATATAG
- the LOC130148861 gene encoding T-cell surface glycoprotein CD1b-3-like isoform X2, with the protein MQPPHLLLFLFLPLLLPGMQGDPEAQTQVFQLLQTSSFTNISSAEVSGVAFLGDVPIYTLDPANWSIHFYWPWASQAAAEGDVGKIKSHSKLFLRSMVRFVHETAQQAQLDYPFVVQVRGGCVLYPNRTSWSFMDVGESGRDLITFEMERQRWKPQQSSLLAELVSKSLTNKAIIGLLEHILSISCQSHILSLCRYGRADLERQVPPVAVVFARTPSPAQLLLVCRVTGFYPRPISVAWLRDGQEVPPGPALNTSAILPNADLTYQLRSILAVTPHDGHSYACRVRHSSLGSRSLLIPWVNHSAAPTVGIAIVVLVLVATASAVGFWWWKRRKGNEATWETQESII; encoded by the exons ATGCAGCCCCCtcatctcctcctcttcctctttctccctctcctcctccctgggaTGCAGGGAGACCCAGAGG CGCAGACACAAgttttccagctgctccagaCCAGCTCCTTCACCAACATCAGCTCTGCTGAGGTGTCCGGGGTGGCCTTCCTGGGGGACGTGCCCATCTATACACTGGATCCTGCCAACTGGAGCATCCATTTCTACTGGCCCTGggccagccaggctgcagctgaaggtgATGTAGGGAAGATCAAATCCCACTCCAAACTCTTTCTGCGCAGTATGGTCCGATTCGTGCATGAAACAGCCCAGCAGGCGCAACTGGACT ATCCTTTTGTGGTCCAGGTCCGTGGGGGCTGTGTGCTGTACCCCAATAGGACAAGCTGGAGCTTCATGGATGTCGGGGAGAGCGGGAGAGACCTTATAACTTTCGAGATGGAGAGGCAGCGCTGGAAGCCCCAGCAGTCATCCCTGCTAGCAGAGTTGGTCAGCAAGTCCCTCACCAACAAGGCCATCATAGGGCTCCTGGAGCACATCCTCTCCATTTCCTGCCAGAGCCATATCCTCAGCTTGTGCAGGTATGGGAGAGCTGATCTGGAGAGACAAG TGCCACCCGTGGCCGTGGTCTTCGCCCGcacacccagcccagcccagctccttctGGTTTGCCGCGTCACCGGCTTTTATCCACGGCCCATCAGTGTGGCCTGGCTGCGGGATGGCCAGGAGGTGCCACCAGGCCCAGCACTCAACACCAGCGCCATCCTGCCCAACGCTGACCTCACCTACCAGCTCCGCAGCATCCTGGCTGTGACCCCCCATGATGGGCACAGCTATGCCTGCCGTGTGCGccacagcagcctgggcagccgCAGCCTCCTTATCCCATGGG TAAATCACAGCGCAGCTCCAACTGTTGGCATTGCCATCGTAGTGCTGGTTCTTGTGgccacagcctctgctgtggggttttggtggtggaAGCGCAG GAAAGGTAACGAAGCCACATGGGAGACCCAGGAATCCATCATTTGA
- the LOC130147671 gene encoding antigen-presenting glycoprotein CD1d-like produces MQGAYGGLTGHCSPEGPSLSPSVFPSPLLPLPSPLSYLGTFTVRLLQTSTFQNTSFVDTEGLGFLEDIELGSLDKHTWAIRFYQPWVRPALRRSDWDTIQNMIKIYLQRFSHLINEGAMQKDVPSPPPAASGKWGRTQECWCCIGYADHIHRTAVLALSVHATFLSSAPPDPFVAQCMAGCKLYPNRTSQAFTYVGYNGQDFLSFNTDNGTWVLSQDTDLSRYVLAILQNYTAFSELLEVFFNDTCVDDMEMLVQYGKAALERQVPPVAVVFARTPSPAQLLLVCRVTGFYPRPISVAWLRDGQEVPPGPALNTSAILPNADLTYQLRSILAVTPHDGHSYACRVRHSSLGSRSLLIPWGRCHPWGQGWGS; encoded by the exons ATGCAGGGTGCTTATGGGGGGCTTACAGGTCACTGCAGCCCTGAGGGCCCATCCCTCAGCCCCTCCGTTTTCCCCAGTCCTCTCCTCCCACTCCCATCTCCCCTGTCTTATTTAGGGACTTTCACTGTCCGGCTGCTCCAGACCTCCACCTTCCAAAATACCTCCTTTGTGGACACAGAGGGGCTGGGCTTCCTGGAAGACATCGAGCTTGGTTCTCTGGATAAGCACACTTGGGCCATCCGCTTCTACCAGCCCTGGGTGCGCCCAGCCCTGCGCCGCAGTGACTGGGACACCATTCAGAACATGATCAAGATCTATTTGCAGCGGTTCAGCCACCTGATCAATGAAGGTGCTATGCAGAAGGACGTGCCCT ccccccccccagcagcatctgggAAGTGGGGAAGGACCCAGGAGTGCTGGTGCTGCATAGGATACGCTGACCACATCCACAGGACAGCAGTTCTAGCCCTTTCAGTTCATGCAACCTTTCTCTCCTCTGCCCCTCCAGACCCGTTTGTGGCCCAATGCATGGCGGGCTGCAAGCTCTACCCAAACAGGACCTCCCAGGCCTTCACCTATGTGGGTTACAACGGCCAGGACTTCCTCAGCTTCAACACAGACAATGGCACCTGGGTCCTCTCCCAAGACACTGACCTGTCACGATACGTCCTGGCCATTCTCCAGAACTACACCGCCTTCAGTGAGCTGCTGGAAGTCTTCTTCAACGATACTTGTGTCGACGACATGGAGATGTTAGTGCAGTATgggaaggcagctctggagaGACAAG TGCCACCCGTGGCCGTGGTCTTCGCCCGcacacccagcccagcccagctccttctGGTTTGCCGCGTCACCGGCTTTTATCCACGGCCCATCAGTGTGGCCTGGCTGCGGGATGGCCAGGAGGTGCCACCAGGCCCAGCACTCAACACCAGCGCCATCCTGCCCAACGCTGACCTCACCTACCAGCTCCGCAGCATCCTGGCTGTGACCCCCCATGATGGGCACAGCTATGCCTGCCGTGTGCGccacagcagcctgggcagccgCAGCCTCCTTATCCCATGGGGTAGGTGCCAcccatggggacagggatgggggtCCTGA